The Vulpes vulpes isolate BD-2025 chromosome 1, VulVul3, whole genome shotgun sequence genome contains the following window.
ACTGGGCACTGGTGATGTGTGTTGACATGGCAATTGCCTGCCAGCACCTAGACATTGCTGTGTTGTCCCTCACCCTGTAACAGGCAGCAGCtggaaactgagaaaaagaggCGAGAAACCGtcgagagagagaaggagcagatgATGCGGGAGAAGGAGGAGCTGATGCTCAGGCTGCAGGACTATgaggagaaaaccaagaaagcagagaaaggtgGGTTTGTGCCCAGTGGTTGTGTTCGCAGGGGTGCATTCCACAGCAAGGGGCAGATGGACCGTCAGCTTGCCCACAGCCAGGAACTTTGCAGGTTAAAACAAGACCCACAGCAGAGACTCGTGGCTGAGAGAACACGATTATGGGTCTTTGTCTTAAAGATAATCCTGTACTTTTGATGCTGTGCTTTTAtgcacattatctttttttttattttcccttactCCTTTGAGGCTAATACTGAGTCCTccccattttcctgatgacaatGTTAAGGGCTAGCAGGTAAAgtaatttgccccaggtcacGTGGCTAGTGAGTGCCCAAACCATGGTACATTGCCCCATCTTACAAACCAAAAACTTGGCGAGTGGTGCAGTTTCTGCGTGTCCGCCAACACCAAGCAAGGGATCGACGAGTTCAAGGCCCTGTAAGGCTGGGGCGTTGCTGtcaggctctggagccagtgtGGGTAGTTGTGTAAATCTAGGggaccccccctcctccccatcgtGTTCCAGGTCCTTTAACAAGACCGTAGTTGTTTCATTGGGAATGTTCTGGCACTGGGATCAATGGGTTCTTCCatggtttctttttccccttgTGTTCTCTCCAGAACTGTCAGACCAGATTCAGAGAGCCCTgcagctggaggaggagaggaagcgTGCCCAGGAGGAGGCAGAGCGTCTGGAGGCTGACCGCGTGGCCGCCCTGCGGGCCAAGGAGgagctggagaggcaggcagcAGATCAGATAAAGAGCCAGGAGCAGCTGGTAGGAGCTCCCTGAGTTTCATGATGCTGAATTATGGAGAGGCTGCCTCTCGGGATGCAGAAGTGACACCTGCCTTATGATTGTGTCTGGGGCTGTAAAACGATCTGCTTGAGAGAGTAAAGCCTGGTGGGAGGGGCTGTGCCGCTGTTTGGGCCTCCGTGGCCCTGTTGCAGGCGTCTGGGGAGCTGGACGTGGTGGTCTGGGTGAGGCATGGCCTTGAGGACACGGTGGGCAGCAGGGGGCACTGccggctggggaggagggggggaacGAGGCCAGTCACCAAACTGTGTGGCTGTCCATTTGCAAAAGGGCTCTCCCAAAAGGCCCCAGAAATAATTTGAGCTTCGTGTCCTTCACTAGGCCGCAGAACTAGCAGAGTACACAGCCAAGATCGCCCTCTTGGAGGAGGCGCGGCGGCGCAAGGAGGACGAGGTTGAGGAGTGGCAGCACCGGGTGAGTCTGAAGGCCAGAGTCCTTGTGGGGGCACGCAGCCAGAAGGCGGCCAGGGCCAGGCTGTTGGGATGTTTGGCGATGCTTTACCAGTCCCAGTCGGGCTTCTTAGGCCAGAATCCCCATAGGAATGGGCTTGCTCTGTGCGCTGGGGAGGCCGCTGTTGGATTAGCACGGAACAAGGAGCCTCTTGTTCCACCCCTCTGCTCTGGCCATCTCAAACTGTTCAGCCCCATCAGGCAGCCCCCATCAGGACTAGCTCTAAATCTGGTCATGTGGGTGCCCCTAGCAACAAGCCACAGGGCCTGAAACTAGACCTCCTGCCTCTCCTGACCACTGGTGCATACGCCATGTCACCATGGAAAGATTTGGACTTGGAGGTCCCAAAACAGGGCAAGGGTCGCAGCTCTGCCCTTACACAGTGTGTGATGGGGCACGTGGCCTGACCTCTCCACGCCTCCGTTTCCTTACTGCAGATAGGGAGTAATAGCCAGCCTGTAAGGTTGCTCCGAGGACCACCCCGCAGAGAGGTTTAATAAATTGCAGCTGTAATAGGAAGAACCACATTCCACTGCAGTGtccagagagcctgcctctccagctGAGCCCCCCATGCCTGCCGGGAAAAATGGTCCCCTGGGGAGCTTTGGATATATTCAGTGTAGACATCTACCAAGCTGTGGCAGccgcctgccccaccccactGTCCTTACCTGTGCTTCCCCATCTGTAGTGGCTccttctggggacacctggttCCTCCCTCACATCTCCTCTTAagctccatccccccaccccacccccatgcaaGTTGGATCCTTAGGTTTTCAGAGAAAGTGTTCATTATAAAGTATGGAGTGAGAAAAAGCTGGTTGCAGAAGAGGTTCAAACTACTCACCTCCAGGGATGGAGTGGTAATGAGGTGGGCATGATTGGGGATGTGTACCTAGGAGAGGTTACTGGAAGATTTAGGGGTAACAGCAGGTAGGAGGGTGCTTGAGCACAGTGCCCACAGGCAGTGAGGAGCATCATAAATAGTGGCCACACAAGGGAAGAGGATAAAACTGCACTCTGCAATGTGATGGTGGCATTTTCTAGTGGCTGGAAGATTTTGGTTTGTTTCAAAATTAatacaatgaatatatattagaatttgagacagaaagaaagaaattctggttcttaaaaaaaaaaaaaattcaagcctGGCATGAGTTTTTCTCTTGGTGCCATGGGCAAGATTGAGAACCACTCCCAGGATCCAGAGCCCCAGACTTGGAAGAGGCTGGGCAGGCCCTGCACGGGGATGCTTGTCCCCAACCATGCTCTCCCCCGTCTTCCGTCCCCACCACTGGCCTCCGCTCTGGGCTGTTTGGACCCTAGCACCCAGCCCACCAGGGGAGGTGAGAGGAGTGGTGAGAGAAGGTGCAGAAGCCTTCATTTACAGAAAAGGGGATTCTTCCAAAAACGGTTTATGCGCTCTGCTCTGTGTGACAAGTTGTCACCTCTGTACTGGTTGCTTTCCAAGGCCAAGGAAGCCCAGGATGACCTGGTAAAAACCAAGGAGGAGCTGCACCTGGTGATgactgcccctccacccccaccgcccccggTCTATGAGCCAGTGAGCTACCACGTGCAGGACAACCTACAGGAGGAGGGCACGGAGTACACGGGCTACAGCGCTGAGCTGTCCAGCGAGGGCATCCTGGATGACCGCAACGAGGAGAAGCGGATCACCGAGGCTGAGAAGAATGAGCGGGTGCAGCGGCAGCTGATGGTGAGGGGGCAGTGGGGGTGtagacagggtggggtggggggaaaccATTTACCCCAGCTCCCGCTGCTCCTGGGTCCCCCTGAACTGTGCCACCTCCGCTTGCAGACCCTGACCAGTGAGCTGTCCCAGGCCAGAGATGAGAACAAGAGGACCCACAATGACATCATCCACAATGAGAATATGAGGCAAGGTCGGGACAAGTACAAGACGCTGCGGCAGATCCGTCAGGGCAACACCAAGCAGCGGATCGACGAGTTCGAGGCCCTGTAAGGCCAGGGTGCAGGGGCTCGCTGTCAGGCTCTGGAGCCGGTGTGGGTAGTTTTGTAAATCTAGGgaaccccccctcctcccctgtcaTGTTCCAGGTCCTTTAACAAGACAGTAGTTGTTTCAGTGGGAATGTTCTGGCGCTGGGATCAATGGGCGCTTCCATGGTTTCTTTTTCCCAATTGTATCATAGTGCCAAACAGGCCTGATTTTATTATCACTTGTCAATCACTTCCTGTTCTGTGCTTGCAGCAGGACGGACCGAAGTAGGGAAGATGCTGTCAAGTCTGAGTTAACAAACCCCATGCTGACATGTGTGATGCGAGATATGCAGTGTGTTTAAACCACACCGTGGTTTAGACTCCGTGCCATACTTCTTTGTTTGGAATTAgctcaaattgatttttttgatttcTAGGAAGAATTcctttgtatatttgttttttgagaggtgaaaattttgaaaacagaCTCTAAAGCACTCACacctcacacacatgcacacgcggTGATTTTTCTTGTGTTCCTTTGTACACGGAGGACACTCCAGCCTTGGACAAACTTGTtggctttttgggttttttgttcatttgcttaaCAGAGGGCTACATTGTTGGACTCACACCTAATTAATGATCAGCTGTAGAGAatagtatttatatatgtgaCAATATGGGTTTGTAACATTagtttaaaaaagggaaagtttCATTCTGTATATTTTGTTACCTTTTACAGAATAAAAGAATTACATATTAAAAACCATGTAACCATGGCACTTGATCTGATGTGACCTGAAGTGGTAATGAGGGGGATTAACTGCTGTAATCACATCTGTAAAAATGACTTGTCTTTGAGTGTTCTGTGTGCATGTAATTGTGCACATTTCAGTTTCCTATCTGAgcttatttgcaaaatatacacATGCTGTGTGGATAATTCAGACTCCAGCTATGAAGGGACTCTTCCAACCTGGTCTTGTCTCCACAAGAAGAACCCATTCTGACCTAGCCAGTTGTCTCCCTCATCCCTGCGAACCTGCTGAAATGTCAGCTCTCACTCACTCGGCTCACTTCATGCTCGGCTGTGTCCTCTTCCTTTTTGGGTAAGAGCTGTGTTCAGATGaacatttgagaaataaaagatgtGCAAGGCAAGAGGTGGCAGTGGGTGTGTCCTTGCGTATTGGGGCCGGAGGGCCCCTCCTCTGACTCTCTCTATAcagcccgggggtggggagggcagtgcTCCGTGGGATCCTGGGTGCTGACCAACCCAAAATGGGAGTCCCTCCAGCAAGCAGAACAAGAGGGACCGAATACCTACCAGTAGTTATTCAAATGCATAGAACAAGGCCATAATTTTCACTATTTGGTAAGCACAGGAGGACAGAGGTAACAAACCTTTATTCAAAGCACAGAAACCAGACAGTCTTATTTATGTAACATCAGCAAGTGCTGTGTTGAACATAAATACAGACAGGGCTATGGAAGAGGGTCAGAGCCAGAGCTGCAGACAGTGAGTGTCCATGCTCCACAGGGCCTGTGCCAGCCATGTGTCCACGCCCATGCCTTCAGCCAACCTTCCTGCTGCAGACCGGAACTCTGGCTTCAGTGCAGGACGAGTGTCATGTCTGTCCACAGATTGGGGCTAGAAAGAACTTTCTGCCACTGGAGCTCGGACTGTGAGCATATGTCCCTGCCACCAGCTACGTTTTTCTCTGTGATGGGAGTGAAGTGACAAATTAGTGTGATGTGCGGGCCACCTTACCCAccgtcttctttttaaaatgaccaactgtttaaaagtgtttttaaccTCGACTTAGGACTATTCGAAAATGCCAACCACTGATGAGGATGAGCAAGACCTTCCACCCCAACGCCATGCTCAGAACAGTACACAGCAGGCATTCATTCCTAAATACTGTGTAGCCTCAAGAGTCCAAAGCTGCTGCCTTTCATATAGTTTGAAAGGAGAAGACCTATTTTGTGGGTTGGCTCTTAAAGGGGACTGGATGATCTTAACACATTACAGTGGCTATGGATTGGTGGGGTGGTCGGAGACCTGGGGCCAGGTTTGCAGACAAATCCATTATAGAAAGGGGGGTTGTGTTGTGCCTTGGACAGTATTTCTTCTATTTGAGAatgaagggagggcagagggagagggcaacaagcagactccctgctgagcagagagcctgacctcatgacctgagctaaaattaagagttggacgctcaagcACATGAgccctcccaggtgcccctggacattGTTCTCACAGAGGTTCTCACAGTTGGAGGCCCTGGAGATGTGTGTGGGTCTTTCTGGTTAGCACAGTGTTTGAGGGGCACCCCTAGTGGGCAGGCCCTCCCCACAGAAGGCTGTCCCCCCACACAAGGCCAGCAGCACCCAGTTGAGCAGTGCTGAAAAGGCAGTGTCCCTCTGTCCCACTCTTACTGAAATACTTCCTGAATTGCCATGTGTTTGGATTAAGAAGctattttcctttaagaaattaaTCCTTTTATGATTGAcaccagaaacaaaagcaaatactgTACCTGGCCCATTCTGAGGCCTGTAGTTTGTGTTTCTTTAGCAGATCTAAATCTGATctaaattgtttaaatatttggctgTATTACTGCTCAATTGTAGAGCAAGAGCTAGATGTGGCAATCTCCATTTACGGCAAGTTAGGCCATTTCCACGCCAGTTAAATCACCAGCCGTCACGGAAGCCTTATTAAGTCCTTTCTGTGTCCACCACCACGAAAGATACTTGTGAAGTATAAACCATTGCTACAAGGGCCCACGAAGTATCTCAGACTTACTAGAACCCAGCCTGGCTTCCCCCAGCAGGCGGTCGCTCACACCAAAGATGGCCTGGTCCCAGACGGTTAATTCCAGGCTTGACTGTCTCAGCTGGGAAGGGCTCACACCATTGAACACGAAGGAGTGCTGCCACCGGGGACAAGCCTGCTTCTTCGCCACTGGGGACTTTAGCTTCAGTTTGTGTTGGTCTGGCAGAGTGAGACAGCTGCAGGAAGGAGACAGACCACAGTCTTCGAGTGCCCAGCCCGGCACCCTCCCCTGGCGGCGCTTGCCATCGGTGAGACCCAGGGCTAGAAAAATCCCAAGCCAGGAGGGAGAATGCAAATCGCCAGTTTGGCCATGTGACCTCTCGCAAGGATGTTTCAGATTTAGGGCTAAATTCTGCCCCAGATGTTAAGGGTCATTTGGGATTCTAGATCATGGTGGTCTGGACAATGTTCTTGTCTTAATCCCCCTCCTTGGGATGCCGACCACCAGGCAACGCATAGCTTACGCCTGCTACCCGGGGACCAGGACTCTGAACACACATCTCTCATTTTAACTCTGTTCTCAGGAAATAAGTTCAGAAGGGCCACAGGACTTGCCCAAGGCCCTCTGATAAGTGGCGGCATGAGGACAGGAACTCAGAGCTTGGCATAGTAAGCCATCATTTCCCATTATGTCACTGACGGAGGACACGGTAATTCTGTGTAATAATTAATGATACTTGCTTTACGTCTGGAGATGAACACACATGTAGCCAATAAGAATGGAATAAGTAGAGTCCGTCTTCCTGTTAATCCAGGAGGAGATGCTAAGGCAAGGGCATATGTACCAACCACGCTGCTCTGAGCTCTGAGTCAGAAAATGCTGATGTAATAACAAGGACCGATAAGATCTGGGTTTCGGGTTAAAATGCAATGTTCCAAATCTAGCCTTGGCAGGTCCAACTCCCATGAATTCTTGAAAATTGGAGTCTTTAACCCATTATGTGGGATTTTCACAGGAAAGCTAAAATACAAGTTTGAAATGGCTTATGCTCGCTATACTTTATATAGAAAGTGGAATGCTGCATATATATACAGTTTATCAGTAAATAGTTGATTGAATAGAATACTTACCCCTTAACAAAGGAGTTGAGGGTACCATCTGACCGCACAGGCAAATTCTTGGCTCCTAACACGACCAAACAAAGCTGACCGTTGGGGGATGGCCAATCTGTCCCTGGAAGGAAGGCTGGCATTTGCTGTGAGCTCTACATCTGCACATGGCATGCATGCAATGCCACCACCCTAAAAGTGAGAGCTCAGAGAGAGTGTGGTACAGCTCTGAGCTgtaggacagaggaagaggaacgTATCCGCTGTGGGGAGGCTCTGCTGGCCCTGCTCACGTGCTGTCCCACAACAAGGCCAGTGTGGTGACAGAATGGAGGGGTCACTAGAATCCTGGGAAGCTGCAGAGATAATAAGGGATCCAAGGAGAGGAAGGATAGAGGTTCTAGTCTAGTGCAGGGATGGTTTTTGGCAAAGTAGGGGCCCCAAGACCTCTGTATTAGGGGGTGGCAGTGACCACAGAGGCTGCTGGCCCGCTGGTGGCCCTGTGAGCTCTGGCAGcaaacttttccttttccaaGCAAACAAGAGATCACTAAACACATCATGGAATTGTGTGTGCTTTCTTCACCTTCATCTCCTCCATACACTCCACTGTATTTAACCTTATGAAATGTTCCATAGAGTCGCTGAGAGCCTGTCCTTGATCCCTTCTCTTGCTGGGCAACAGCTCATGTAACCTGGGATCAAAGATGCACTCACTCAGAGCCCTGCAGGCCCCAGGGCTATGAGGTGCACTCTTGAGCCACACTCCCAACTAACACTGGTGGCCATGGGAGCACCCTCTTCCAGAGGGGTGGCAGCGGAAGGGTTTGCTCCAGAGAGGCAGTCCAAgctgcg
Protein-coding sequences here:
- the EZR gene encoding ezrin isoform X2, with product MRSWSSPSSQIQQENSFLIRVMDQHKLTRDQWEDRIQVWHAEHRGMLKDSAMLEYLKIAQDLEMYGINYFEIKNKKGTDLWLGVDALGLNIYEKDDKLTPKIGFPWSEIRNISFNDKKFVIKPIDKKAPDFVFYAPRLRINKRILQLCMGNHELYMRRRKPDTIEVQQMKAQAREEKHQKQLERQQLETEKKRRETVEREKEQMMREKEELMLRLQDYEEKTKKAEKELSDQIQRALQLEEERKRAQEEAERLEADRVAALRAKEELERQAADQIKSQEQLAAELAEYTAKIALLEEARRRKEDEVEEWQHRAKEAQDDLVKTKEELHLVMTAPPPPPPPVYEPVSYHVQDNLQEEGTEYTGYSAELSSEGILDDRNEEKRITEAEKNERVQRQLMTLTSELSQARDENKRTHNDIIHNENMRQGRDKYKTLRQIRQGNTKQRIDEFEAL